The following proteins come from a genomic window of Chionomys nivalis chromosome 9, mChiNiv1.1, whole genome shotgun sequence:
- the LOC130881519 gene encoding olfactory receptor 4F3/4F16/4F29-like produces the protein MEGVNQSVVSEFVFLGLTNSWNIQLFLFVFSSTFYIASMLGNSLIVFIVASDPHLNSPMYFLLANLSFIDLGVSSVTSPKMICDLFRKHKVISFRGCITQIFFIHVIGGVEMVLLIAMAFDRYVAICKPLHYLTIMSPKICILFSVASWVVGFMHSLVQMAFVVNLPFCGPNVLDSFYCDFPRFIKLACTDTYRLELLVSINSGFMSVGSFFILIISYIVIVFTVQKHSSKGSSKALSTLSAHVTVVVLFFGPVMFFYTWPSSYTHLDKFLAIFDAIVTPFLNPIIYALRNQEMKTAVM, from the coding sequence ATGGAAGGTGTGAATCAGTCTGTGGTGTCAGAGTTTGTGTTCCTGGGACTCACCAACTCTTGGAATATTCAACTGTTCCTTTTTGTGTTTTCCTCCACATTTTATATAGCAAGTATGTTGGGAAACTCCCTCATTGTGTTCATTGTGGCTTCTGACCCTCACTTAAACTCTCCCATGTACTTTCTGTTGGCTAACCTCTCCTTCATTGACTTGGGTGTTTCTTCTGTCACTTCCCCCAAGATGATTTGTGACCTATTCAGAAAGCATAAGGTCATCTCCTTTAGAGGCTGTATTACTCAGATCTTCTTCATCCATGTCATTGGTGGTGTAGAAATGGTTTTACTCATAGCCATGGCCTTTGACAGATATGTGGCCATATGTAAGCCTCTCCATTATCTGACCATCATGAGCCCAAAGATATGCATCTTGTTTTCAGTGGCCTCCTGGGTGGTTGGATTTATGCATTCTCTGGTTCAAATGGCTTTTGTAGTAAACTTACCATTTTGTGGACCAAATGTTTTGGACAGCTTCTACTGTGACTTTCCCAGATTCATCAAACTTGcttgcacagacacatacagactgGAATTACTGGTATCAATCAATAGTGGATTCATGTCTGTGGGCTCCTTCTTCATTCTGATCATTTCCTACATTGTCATCGTATTTACTGTTCAGAAGCATTCTTCAAAGGGCTCCTCCAAGGCTCTGTCTACGCTTTCAGCTCATGTGACTGTCGTGGTCTTATTCTTTGGTCCTGTGATGTTTTTCTATACATGGCCTTCTTCTTACACACACTTGGATAAGTTTCTGGCTATATTTGATGCGATTGTCACTCCTTTTTTGAATCCTATAATTTACGCATTGAGGAATCAAGAAATGAAAACGGCAGTGATGTGA